The genome window TTAAAAACCAGCAGAGCATGAAATTAACCTCTTCTCCTTTTCATCCTGAAACGGGTGAATTATTGCCCGTGTACCGCGACGCCTACCTGCGCGGCGATTTGTCAAGCGAAAACATTGCGGCGGTAGATAAGTACCTGAAACGCAACCACCAACTGGCCGACAACACCCTGGTGCGCTTTCATGAAATGAAGCAAGACGGCGAGCAAGTACGGCCCGTGGGCTGGGTGCAGCGTCAGTTTGACTTGATTCGGACGGAGCCCCAGCGCTTTCGGCGGCGCGCGGCTACACTGGTGGCCGGTGCCGGTCTGCTGGCGGGCGTTTCTATGGCGGCTACCAACTTGCCCGCCACTGGCACTACCCCCACCGAAGCTGCCCTTAGCGAGGCTGCAGTAGCAGAGGCCAGCAGCATAGCCAGTATGCGAATGGTAACGGTGCACGGCCGCATTCTGGATGAAAATGGCCGCCCCTTGGTGGGAGCCACGGTGCTCGATAAAGCTACCGGCCGCGGTACCGGCACCGATGCCCAGGGTAACTACGCGTTGCGCCTACCAGCCAGCCAAGCTACCAAGCTGCAATATGGCTACGGCGGCTACGCCGACGAGGAGCTTTCCCTGCGGGGCAGCTACACCCAGAACGTAACGCTGGTGCCGCGCGAGCCAGAAATGGCCGCCGCTGCCCCCGCCAAACGGCACCGGTGGTTGTTTTTCTAAACCGCCAGCTAGGCTAGTAACCCATGGGTTGCGCAATCAGCCAGCATAAAAACCCCTCCACGGTAGCGTGGAGGGGTTTTTATGCTGGCTGATTGCTGGTTAGACTATTGATATTGGATGT of Hymenobacter sublimis contains these proteins:
- a CDS encoding carboxypeptidase-like regulatory domain-containing protein; the encoded protein is MKLTSSPFHPETGELLPVYRDAYLRGDLSSENIAAVDKYLKRNHQLADNTLVRFHEMKQDGEQVRPVGWVQRQFDLIRTEPQRFRRRAATLVAGAGLLAGVSMAATNLPATGTTPTEAALSEAAVAEASSIASMRMVTVHGRILDENGRPLVGATVLDKATGRGTGTDAQGNYALRLPASQATKLQYGYGGYADEELSLRGSYTQNVTLVPREPEMAAAAPAKRHRWLFF